A region from the Lagopus muta isolate bLagMut1 chromosome 27, bLagMut1 primary, whole genome shotgun sequence genome encodes:
- the LOC125685332 gene encoding interleukin-1 beta-like isoform X1 has translation MAFVPDLDALESSSLSEETFYGPSCLCLQKVRMAECGGSVAWCPGSARCSAAALCLQKPRLDSEHTAVGVQVSVRKGRRSFRQAAVLVVAMTKLLRRPKHRDFADSDLSMLLEEVFEPVTFQRLQSSYAGAPAFRYTRSQSFDIFDINQKCFVLESPTQLVALHLQGPSSSQKVRLNIALYRPRGPRGSAGAGQTPVALGIKGYKLYMSCVLSGAEPTLQLEEADVTRDIDSAELTRFIFYRLDSPAEGTTRFESAAFPGWFICTSLQPRQPVGITNQPDQVNVATYKLSGR, from the exons ATGGCGTTTGTTCCCGACCTGGACGcgctggagagcagcag CCTCAGCGAGGAGACTTTCTACGGCCCCTCCTGCCTCTGCCTTCAGAAGGTACGGATGGCAGAGTGCGGTGGCTCGGTGGCATGGTGCCCTGGCAGCGCACGGTGCTCAGCCGCAGCCCTCTGCCTGCAGAAGCCTCGCCTGGATTCTGAGCACACGGCTGTGGGTGTGCAGGTGTCAGTGAGGAAGGGACGCCGGAGCTTCCGGCAGGCTGCCGTGCTGGTGGTGGCCATGACCAAACTGCTGCGGAGGCCAAAGCACAGGGACTTTGCTGACAGCGACTTGAGCATGCTCCTGGAGGAGGTTTTTG AGCCCGTCACCTTCCAGCGGCTGCAGAGCAGCTACGCCGGGGCGCCCGCCTTCCGCTACACCCGCTCACAGTCCTTTGACATCTTCGACATCAACCAGAAGTGCTTCGTGCTGGAGTCGCCCACAcagctggtggccctgcaccTCCAGGGGCCCTCCTCCAGCCAGAAAG TGAGGCTCAACATTGCGCTGTATCGGCCCCGAGGCCCACGTGGCAGCGCTGGAGCCGGGCAGACACCAGTGGCACTGGGCATCAAGGGCTACAAGCTCTACATGTCTTGCGTGCTGAGCGGCGCCGAGCCCACGCTGCAGCTGGAG GAAGCCGACGTCACGCGGGACATCGACAGCGCCGAGCTGACCCGCTTCATCTTCTACCGCCTGGACAGCCCGGCCGAGGGCACCACGCGCTTCGAGTCGGCCGCCTTCCCTGGTTGGTTCATCtgcacctccctgcagccccggCAGCCCGTGGGCATCACCAACCAACCCGACCAGGTCAACGTTGCCACCTACAAGCTGAGCGGGCGCTGA
- the LOC125685332 gene encoding interleukin-1 receptor antagonist protein-like isoform X2 gives MAFVPDLDALESSSLSEETFYGPSCLCLQKKPRLDSEHTAVGVQVSVRKGRRSFRQAAVLVVAMTKLLRRPKHRDFADSDLSMLLEEVFEPVTFQRLQSSYAGAPAFRYTRSQSFDIFDINQKCFVLESPTQLVALHLQGPSSSQKVRLNIALYRPRGPRGSAGAGQTPVALGIKGYKLYMSCVLSGAEPTLQLEEADVTRDIDSAELTRFIFYRLDSPAEGTTRFESAAFPGWFICTSLQPRQPVGITNQPDQVNVATYKLSGR, from the exons ATGGCGTTTGTTCCCGACCTGGACGcgctggagagcagcag CCTCAGCGAGGAGACTTTCTACGGCCCCTCCTGCCTCTGCCTTCAGAAG AAGCCTCGCCTGGATTCTGAGCACACGGCTGTGGGTGTGCAGGTGTCAGTGAGGAAGGGACGCCGGAGCTTCCGGCAGGCTGCCGTGCTGGTGGTGGCCATGACCAAACTGCTGCGGAGGCCAAAGCACAGGGACTTTGCTGACAGCGACTTGAGCATGCTCCTGGAGGAGGTTTTTG AGCCCGTCACCTTCCAGCGGCTGCAGAGCAGCTACGCCGGGGCGCCCGCCTTCCGCTACACCCGCTCACAGTCCTTTGACATCTTCGACATCAACCAGAAGTGCTTCGTGCTGGAGTCGCCCACAcagctggtggccctgcaccTCCAGGGGCCCTCCTCCAGCCAGAAAG TGAGGCTCAACATTGCGCTGTATCGGCCCCGAGGCCCACGTGGCAGCGCTGGAGCCGGGCAGACACCAGTGGCACTGGGCATCAAGGGCTACAAGCTCTACATGTCTTGCGTGCTGAGCGGCGCCGAGCCCACGCTGCAGCTGGAG GAAGCCGACGTCACGCGGGACATCGACAGCGCCGAGCTGACCCGCTTCATCTTCTACCGCCTGGACAGCCCGGCCGAGGGCACCACGCGCTTCGAGTCGGCCGCCTTCCCTGGTTGGTTCATCtgcacctccctgcagccccggCAGCCCGTGGGCATCACCAACCAACCCGACCAGGTCAACGTTGCCACCTACAAGCTGAGCGGGCGCTGA